In Lolium rigidum isolate FL_2022 chromosome 3, APGP_CSIRO_Lrig_0.1, whole genome shotgun sequence, the genomic window CGTATCGACGCATGTGACAGGGCACGCACGCACGCAGATGATCGATCGATCGGGAGGGTCCAAGTTGTACCAGAAAAGGTGGTTGCCAGTATCGTGTACGGTAGCTGTACACGTTGCCATCACGCGGATGCTGTTAGATACGAGAAACTAACTGGTGACGGCCCCCACGCTTCTCCGACTCCCAGAATGACCACCATGATTGGTACCGTGGCGATCCAAGTCCATACGTTTCGAGGTAACTTGGCAGAACTTACATTGGAATTGATCCCCTTTCTCTGTCTGTCTCGTGAAGACAACATGTCGCTGTGGGTTGGGCACAGACAGGGTCATGCGCGCCATGTGACCTTGTGGTCGAATGCAACGGCAGCAGCTTCGGAGAAGATCCTGATCGTCTCGCATTCTCGCAATGGGGAATTTACAAATCCGAGAAGGATAGTTTCCTGGTCACCACCTTGCCGGAGGCTGGCGGCGATGCGAGGAACACACCTGCAAGATCCATGGGGAATATATGATCTCTGCCGTGCAGGATCGAATCGATCTCTGGTGCTCAGCTGACAGGTTAAGTCCACTCAATGTTGCCATGTCTCTTCATTGGGGTTTAAGTTTAACCGACACATGGTACCCTGCCCATGCATACATGTACTAGGAGTACTAGGCTTATGGGGAGGTGACCAGGctgtaaaaagaaacctttgtggCCACTAGGAGATGTCTGCATCCCAAATGTGCAAGCAACACGGAGCTAGCAGGCGGTCGTCTTACGGATTCTACCAAACAGTGCCCAGGATTGGTTGACCACGCCACTTACCTCCCCgtgctgctgctgcggctgcggctgcgtcGGCGTCGCCACccagcctccctctctccctccctttaAATCTCCCTCCCACTCCTTCTCCTCCCTCCATCCCCACGAACTTCACTCTCCTCTTCCACTCTCTCCTACTTCCCGCTTCCAACAACGAACTCACTCACTCGCTGTTGGCCGTGATAACTCTAGGTTGTTCTCGCTTGCAAGTTTCTCCCGGCCATCCAGCTTGACATCCACCAACCTGCCAAACTGCGTGGACACTTTGGGCTAACTAATCTTAATTGAGCTATAAAGTTAGCTAGGGAGCCATGGTGAAGGCGTCGATGGTGTGCTATCtcaagctgctgctcctcctcgctctcggcgggGTCACCATGCACGTGCCGGACGCCGACGTGCTCGCGCCGCTGGGGCCGGGGGCGCTGCGCCTCCATGGCCACCTCAGCTTCCACGACGTGGCCGCCGTGGCCCGGGACTTCGGCAACCGCTGCAGCCTGCTGCCGGCCGCCGTGCTCCACCCCGGCTCTGTGTCCGACATCGCCGCGGCCGTGCAGCGCGTGTTCCAGCTCGGCGAGCGCTCGCCGCTAACCGTGGCTGCACGCGGCCACGGCCACTCGCTCCTCGGCCAGTCCCAGACCGCCGGTGGGATCGTCGTCAAGATGGAGTCCCTCGGCGGCGACGCTAGGATGCAGGTGCACAACGGCGATGGTGCCGCCACACCTTACGTGGACGCCCCCGGAGGAGAGCTCTGGATCAACGTGCTGCATGAGACTCTCAAGCACGGGCTGGCGCCCAGGTCGTGGACCGACTACCTCCACCTCACTGTCGGCGGCACGCTGTCGAATGCTGGGGTCAGCGGCCAGGCGTTCCGGCATGGGCCGCAGATCAGCAATGTCAACCAGCTGGAGATTGTGACAGGTCTCATCTCACACAAAACCCCCACGCAAAGCAAGCACGTTGATTAACTAGCAATAGACCAGTAATAATCAACTACAGTGGCTCATATCTTTGTCATGAACATGGAATGCAGGAAGAGGAGATGTCGTCACCTGCTCGCCCGAGGAGAACTCTGACCTCTTCTACGGCGCTCTCGGCGGCCTGGGCCAGTTCGGCATCATCACCAGAGCCAGGATTGCTCTCCAGCCTGCACCAAAGATGGTAAGTTAATCAGATAACCAATTCCATTGCTCTCAGCTTCTGAATGCACACATAGATCATTTTCTTCGGCTGTATTCACTGACTGGATACACATTGACAGGTGAGGTGGATACGGGTGCTCTACTCGGACTTCGCGAGCTTCACCGAGGACCAGGAGGCGCTCATCTCAGCGGAGAAGACCTTCGACTACATCGAAGGGTTCGTGACCATCAACAGGACGGGCATCCTCAACAACTGGAGGACATCCTTCAAGCCGCAGGACCCAGTCCAGGCGAGCCACTTCCAGTCGGACGGAAGAGTGCTATACTGCCTAGAGATGACCAAGAACTTCAACGATGATGAGGCCGACATCATGGAACAGGTGAATTAATTATTTCTCGCTGCATCAAGATGTTGACGCGTTAGGCCCAGGTTGTGTGTGGTTTAATTAATCGGTCGTGTTTCTTGTCCTCACAGGAAGTTGGTGTGCTGCTGTCCCGGTTAAGATACATACAGTCGACTCTTTTCCACACCGATGTCACCTACCTGGATTTCCTGGACAGGGTGCACTCCTCCGAGCTGAAGCTCAGGGCTCAGGGCCTCTGGGAAGTTCCACACCCATGGCTGAACCTTCTAATCCCAAGAAGCACAATCCACAAGTTTGCGAGCGAAGTCTTCGGCAAGATCCtgaaagacagcaacaatggcccCATACTTCTTTACCCAGTGAACAGATCAAAGTAAGTAGCTTCAAAACAATTACCGCCTCATGTAAATCACAACTGGTCGGTAACTCAATAGTTCTAACAACGCACTGAATGGTTTTTTAACAGGTGGGACAACAGGACGTCAGTAGTCATACCAGATGAAGAAATCTTCTACCTTGTGGGGTTCCTGTCTTCGGCACCGTCGCTCTCAGGCCACGGCAGCGTCGAACATGCAGTGAACCTGAACAACAAAATAGTCGACTTCTGTGAGAAGGCCAACGTTGGGATGAAGCAGTATTTAGCACCCTACACTACGCAGCAGCAGTGGAAAGCCCACTTTGGGGCGAGGTGGGAGACATTTGAACGGAGGAAACACATGTACGATCCCCTAGCAATCCTAGCCCCAGGACAGAGAATATTTCCAAAGGCATCACTGCCTATGTCGTTGTGACAGTATCTGCACGCTATGTAAAGGCCTCTGTAAAGCATATAATGTACATAAATGTAGGTAAAAATATCTCTTTGTAAAGACAAGATCTGCGAAGAAAAGGTAGCCTgcaactagtagtagtagtagtgggaGGTACCTCAAAATACTTCAAAGTAGGGCAGCCTGACCTTAACTCTGGGTTGTAGAGGATGTAACTTTGATGGAGGCCATCTTTCGATGATTACAATGTTTCATGTAACAACATAAGTCCAGCTGTTGTTACAGCGTAGATAAGAGTTGTGTAATCGTTAACCAGTGTTAATCATGTAGAGTTGCTTGTGTTCAGTTAGCAGCGGCAGAAAGCAGATTCAGGGTAGACCCTGcattatgaaaaaaaaaactttctgTTAGACACATGTACCTTGGATCTCATCTCCGAACTATCTGCAAACATTAAGCATTATATATTAATCTTCACGAACAAAAATGATATGTCCTGAACTATGCATGCAACAGCAAAGTTCCTTGTCATTTTATTAAACATATTGTTTCTAACAGTGAACTTGTTTGGAAATTTCCTCCACATGTGCGTCCAACACTATCAGTTCACAATACATGGGGTGAACTAGTTGTTCAACTTCTGTAGGTTATACAAATAATTGGTACCAAAGAATGGGCAGGAATGAAAGTGCAAAGTTCTGCTGAGGAGGGAACATAGAAAGAAATGCCCTAAAAGCTGGACAGCAAATGATGCAATACTCCTGCAATTTATACCAATCAATTATGATCTGCTACTGTCCCTAATAATTATCTGTCCAGTAGCAAAAGAAAAATAGAGAAGAGAAACAATCCAATTTGACAAATACTCAGGCTTAGCTAGAGTGCACTGTTCCAATATTATCTAAACCAAATCACAAGAGCATTTGCACGCAGCTT contains:
- the LOC124701521 gene encoding cytokinin dehydrogenase 4-like, with protein sequence MVKASMVCYLKLLLLLALGGVTMHVPDADVLAPLGPGALRLHGHLSFHDVAAVARDFGNRCSLLPAAVLHPGSVSDIAAAVQRVFQLGERSPLTVAARGHGHSLLGQSQTAGGIVVKMESLGGDARMQVHNGDGAATPYVDAPGGELWINVLHETLKHGLAPRSWTDYLHLTVGGTLSNAGVSGQAFRHGPQISNVNQLEIVTGRGDVVTCSPEENSDLFYGALGGLGQFGIITRARIALQPAPKMVRWIRVLYSDFASFTEDQEALISAEKTFDYIEGFVTINRTGILNNWRTSFKPQDPVQASHFQSDGRVLYCLEMTKNFNDDEADIMEQEVGVLLSRLRYIQSTLFHTDVTYLDFLDRVHSSELKLRAQGLWEVPHPWLNLLIPRSTIHKFASEVFGKILKDSNNGPILLYPVNRSK